The window TTCATAATTTTTAATCCCTCATTAGCAACGCTAATAATAGTAATAACACAAATTATTAAACTAACACAAATTAGTAATATTAATGATGCTAATCGTCAATAGCGATGATTATTTTTCAATCAATAAACAAAAGGAATAATTGCTAAAGAAAATAAAAATCCTCATAACAAAAAAGTCATTAAAGCAACAATTGATGATGAAGTTAATGGGGAAAGACCTAAAATATATGAAAGATTAATTTTTAATAATTGTTTACTATTAGAATTGCCAACAATTAAAACGCACAATGGTAAAGAAAATAATAATAATATACACCCACAAAAAGTTAAACTAAATGTTTTTTTAAAAAGCATTGCTTTAAATTTTATTCACATTAATGAATTCCTCTTTTTTCTAAAAGATTATATCTTAAATATTTTTTATTCACTACTTTTACTCCTAGTTTTAATTTCTAAATCTACAATAATATCATTTTTAGTAAAAGGATTTTGTGGATCATAAATTCAATTATTATCAAAAAATCTTGTTACCTGCTCATTTCCATTATTACCAATAGTTATTGAATGAAAACGATTACGATTATTATGAAGTTCTTGAATTTGATTAACTAGTTTTGATGATAAATCAATTGTTAAAAAATCACTAATAATTAATACATCAGCATTTTGATATTTTTTATAATTCATAACATTAATAGTCTGAATAATAGCAGGGGTTATATTAGTATTACTATGAAATGAATGTGATAAAAATTTAACTAAAGTTTTTAATGATGATTTAACTGTCGTTAAATCAAATACTTCTAACGAATCAGAAAAATTAATCATATAACAATCTCGTCTTTGTTTTAAAGCAAGTTTAACAATTGCTAAACTTAATGCTTTAGCAATATATTCAGGCTCACCACGCATTGAAGCCGAAGTATCAATACACAAAATAAATGGTCCATCAGTTTGTGGAAGCGGATGATGACTTTTTTCTTTTGTTATTGTTTTAACAGAAACTACATCATTAGAAATAAATTCAAATGTTGATAATTTTTTTTCAAGAAATTTCTTATAAAAAATTGGTTGTAAATTAGGAATATTTAAATGAACTAGTTCCATTGGTAATAAATGTTCTAAATCAGCACTTTCAGTAATGCCAATAATTTCTTCTGGTCATTTACTAGCAGGATGAATTTCATATTCAATATTAATCTTTTCAGTAATTACCGCTTCTAACTTATCAGATTGTCCTTTTAATCGCCCTAATAATTTAGTGATTGTCATAATTGCCGAATCAGATTGCAAAAAATTTGCCAATTTTTGTAATTGTGTTAAATCTAATTTTTCAAGTTCTTTAATATTCCCATCTCAAAAACGACCAAAAAAATTTCAAATAAATCCATATAAACGACGAAATTTTTTAACAACTTCAATGCGGTCATACATTTCGCGTAAATATTTTTTTCTTAATTCATTAATTGATGCTAATTTAAAATCAATAACTCGTTTTATTAATAATTGTTCTCAATTATTAATAAAATTTTGAAAAGTAAGTTGTAAGTCTTTCGTTTTATCACTCAAAAGACAATGATAGTAATTTATTTTCATTACAAATGGTGATAACACCTTTTCTAAAGTAAAATATACTTTTTCATAATTATCTTTTAAACCTTTAATGCCATTTTCACGAATTCAATAATATAAATAAATTTCTTGTTTAATGTTAACCGATAACGATTGAGAAATAATTTTTTGTTCAATTTGACTTTCATAAAAATGATTAATCTCATCATCAAATGCTGTTGCCAATCATTTAAAATTAGTTTTAAAAGTTTGAAATGATGCTATATTTTTATCAACTTCTTTTAATCGTAAAATTTGCTTTTTTAATTCTAAATCAATAGAATTTTCTAAAAACTTTATCATTTATAACAACTCTTTTTCTTATGAATCAATTTGTAAAACATCAAATTTTTCTTCATCAATAGTTTCTAAATCATTAAAAGCAACATCTAAAATCATTTTATACTGTTCATCAAAAAATATTGCTGATAAAGAATATAAACGGTCTTTTTCATTTTTAAAATCTTTTGTTAAATTTTTAATTTCTTTTTCCGTTTTATCAACCTCTTTTGTTATTTTTGTAACTTGATTTAAAGTTGATTCTAAATCTTCAATTTCAATCGGATAAATATTTTTTTTGCTATCAATTAACTTATTATCATTATGATAAGATAAATTGACTTTAATATGACGATTTAATTGATTTAAAGTTTTACCAAAAAATAATTTAATAATTTCAAAATCATCAAAACTTTTTCTAATTTTTTGATAATCATCTAATGAAAGAAAACAAATCGGCAAATCTTTATTTGTTACTAATAAACGATGATAATTGCCAACTAATTGTCCTTTAAAAGGATTAGTATATACTGAAAACTTAATATTTTCTAATTGAACTTTATTTAATTGCTCATTTAATTTATCTAATTTATTTTCTAGTTGTTCTTGTTTTTCTTTTAACTCATATGTTAATGCATTAGTATAAACCTCATAAAATAAACTAGCATATTCTTTTTGTTGTTCTACTGTATCTCAAATACAATGAACAATAATAATTCAATCTGGTTTATCAGTTTCAAGACGAGCATTAAAAAAAGCCGATGCTTTCATCAAAAAAGCAATCTTATTTCAACGGCGATCAGAAATATATGCTTTACCTTCAGTTACTAAATATAATTTTTTTCGAAACCGAGAAATAAACTTTAATGATAAATCTGATAATCTTACTTTAGCAATTTCTTGTAATCAAGTATTATATTCTTTATTAGTAATTTGTAATTGTTCATCAACAATAACATCTAATTTAGTCGCTGATTGAATCATAGCATTAAAATTTTCTTCATTAACAATACCATGAACCACATAACGAATAATAAAGCGATCAAATAATGCTTCTAACCCTTGATTAACTTCTGGCAATTCATTTGATGCTGATATTAGTAATTTTAATGGTACCTTATAATCCTTCCCAGCATTACGAAATATTTTTTCATTAATAATCGTTAACAATGTATTTTGAATTGAAGGTCCAGCTTTTCAAATTTCATCTAAAAATACAATATCCGCACTTGGTAAATAATTTGTTGTTAATCGCCAATAAATACCATTTTGTAAATCAGTTATTGAAATTGGTCCAAAAATTTCTTCTGGCGTTGAAAAACGATTCATTAAATTTTCAAAAACATTTGCTTGACAAAATAAATATTTCATTCGCCGCGAAACTAACGATTTAGCTACACCAGGTTTTCCCAAAAGAAAAATTGATTCACCAGTTAACATTGCTAATGTTGCCAACTTAAAAATATTTTCTTTCTCAAAAATACCAACCGATGCTTGTTGCATTAACTTTAAAATTCGTTGTTTAAGTTCTGTATTTATCATTACTTTAATTCTCCTTTTTATTCAACACTTATTTGTTGTTTAATATCATCAGCTTTGACAATTAACACCGCAGCACCAATAATTCATATTACTACTAAAATAAAAACCATTGTTAAATAAATTGCTAAATTAGTCGCTACAAATTTAAAACTAGAAAAAATTACTAAGGCCATTACAATAAAAATCATCATTATTAAAAAATAAAAAACAGCAAAGATAATATATGCTACCCCTCAACCAAAAATAGTACCCGCGCGACGACAAACGGCCATAGGAATAAAATATAATAATGAATATAATGCCGACAAAGTTAAAAAAATTATTCCGATTGTTTTATCAAATGATACTTCTAAATCTGTAATAAATTGAAAATCTAATTGATCAGCTAATAATAAAATTGATTGTCCAAGAATATCGCGACCAAAAAAATACGAAATAACTACTAAACAAATTTGTGACAAAATAATTAAAATCCGAGCTACTCTTTCCAATTTCGAATCTCAATACATTTTTCGTTGTAACAAACTATTTTGGAGCGGATTAACATATTGAAATCGTTGTTCATCTAATTCATTTAATTTCTCAATTGTGGGAGAAGAATTATATTCTTGTTCTAGTTTATCAAAATCTGGAAATTGTTCACTGAAACTAAATAATTTTTTTTCTTTTGACATCATTATTTAAATTCTCCTTTACTAATTTTTAAATTCTCAACATTATCATCCTCAGATTCAAAAATAATAATTTCTTGTGATTGAAACTTTAATTTTACTTCTAATTGCTGACCATTAACAGTTAATAATATTGTTCCTAAAAAGGTTGGTCGTAGACTAGGACTATTATCACCTACTTTTCTTCCTTCATATTTAGGCAATTCCTTAATATTAAAATTAATATTTGTTTTCGATAAATTAATTTGTAAGTTTCTTAGTTTAATATACAATAAATTTTGTTTATTAAAGTTAAAACTATCTAACTGCTTTAAACTACTAATATATTGTATATTATAGTATACCTTAAATTCAAGTTGATTTTGAAAATCTTGATAAATATAATTAATATCATAATTACAAATTTCAAGAAAATGATTATTTATAAAATTATTTAAACTAAAAAAACTAGGGAAATTTTCAACATGTTTTTGAATTAATGTTTTCATATCAACATTATTTATCTCATAAGCCAAATTGTAAAGTTAAGTGCAACTAAATTATTTTTCTAACCAAATATTCGATTGGTGAAAGATAATTTAGTATTTTTCTTGGTCTTTGGTTTAAAGACAATATAAATTTATGAACTGCATTTTTAGTAGTATTTGAAAAATTAAATTTTTTAGGAAATTTTTCTCTAATTAAACCATTAGTATTTTCATTAGTACCTCTTTGTCAAGGCGAATACGCATTAGCAAAATAAATTTTCACATTTAAATTTTTTTCAAGTTGTTGTCAATTAGAAAATTCTTTACCCCTATCAAATGTTATAGTCTTAACAAGATTATTTGGAAGAATTGATAAATAATGGCTAATGTTTTCGTTAACAACTTTAGTAGTTCTATTTTCAACTAACATTGCTAAAGTAAATCTTGATGTTCTTTCAACTAAAGTTATTAAACATGATTTACTTTTACCTCGTGATGATACTACAGTATCACCTTCTCAATGACCAACAGTTATACGATTATTAACATTAATATTTCGTTCTTTAATTGATTTACCATTAAATTTACCGCGATTTTCTTGAGATTTTCGTTTCTTACCTTTTCTTCTTAAATTTTTATTAGTAACTTTTTCAAGTAATCCAGAATAAATTCAATTGTAAATTGTTTTAAAACTAATAATTCATTCTTTATGAAAATTTTTAATTCTGCCATAAATTTGTTCAGGCGATCAACCTAATAGTAATTTTTGTTGTACATATTTTACTAATTCTCTATTTTTAAACTTATGAAAATAAACATGTGATTGTTTTCTGTTTTCTGCTTTATTTTGTGCAATTAATGAAAAATAATGATTACTATCTTTATTTCTATTGACTTCTCGAATAATAGTACTAATACTTCGATTAAGATTTTTAGCTATTTCACTAATTTTTACTTTAAACTTCAATTGATTCTCAATATAAATTCTTTCATATATGCCAAGATGTTTGTAACCCATATAAAAACTCC is drawn from Spiroplasma endosymbiont of Asaphidion curtum and contains these coding sequences:
- a CDS encoding VWA domain-containing protein yields the protein MIKFLENSIDLELKKQILRLKEVDKNIASFQTFKTNFKWLATAFDDEINHFYESQIEQKIISQSLSVNIKQEIYLYYWIRENGIKGLKDNYEKVYFTLEKVLSPFVMKINYYHCLLSDKTKDLQLTFQNFINNWEQLLIKRVIDFKLASINELRKKYLREMYDRIEVVKKFRRLYGFIWNFFGRFWDGNIKELEKLDLTQLQKLANFLQSDSAIMTITKLLGRLKGQSDKLEAVITEKINIEYEIHPASKWPEEIIGITESADLEHLLPMELVHLNIPNLQPIFYKKFLEKKLSTFEFISNDVVSVKTITKEKSHHPLPQTDGPFILCIDTSASMRGEPEYIAKALSLAIVKLALKQRRDCYMINFSDSLEVFDLTTVKSSLKTLVKFLSHSFHSNTNITPAIIQTINVMNYKKYQNADVLIISDFLTIDLSSKLVNQIQELHNNRNRFHSITIGNNGNEQVTRFFDNNWIYDPQNPFTKNDIIVDLEIKTRSKSSE
- a CDS encoding AAA family ATPase, coding for MINTELKQRILKLMQQASVGIFEKENIFKLATLAMLTGESIFLLGKPGVAKSLVSRRMKYLFCQANVFENLMNRFSTPEEIFGPISITDLQNGIYWRLTTNYLPSADIVFLDEIWKAGPSIQNTLLTIINEKIFRNAGKDYKVPLKLLISASNELPEVNQGLEALFDRFIIRYVVHGIVNEENFNAMIQSATKLDVIVDEQLQITNKEYNTWLQEIAKVRLSDLSLKFISRFRKKLYLVTEGKAYISDRRWNKIAFLMKASAFFNARLETDKPDWIIIVHCIWDTVEQQKEYASLFYEVYTNALTYELKEKQEQLENKLDKLNEQLNKVQLENIKFSVYTNPFKGQLVGNYHRLLVTNKDLPICFLSLDDYQKIRKSFDDFEIIKLFFGKTLNQLNRHIKVNLSYHNDNKLIDSKKNIYPIEIEDLESTLNQVTKITKEVDKTEKEIKNLTKDFKNEKDRLYSLSAIFFDEQYKMILDVAFNDLETIDEEKFDVLQIDS
- a CDS encoding IS30 family transposase, with translation MGYKHLGIYERIYIENQLKFKVKISEIAKNLNRSISTIIREVNRNKDSNHYFSLIAQNKAENRKQSHVYFHKFKNRELVKYVQQKLLLGWSPEQIYGRIKNFHKEWIISFKTIYNWIYSGLLEKVTNKNLRRKGKKRKSQENRGKFNGKSIKERNINVNNRITVGHWEGDTVVSSRGKSKSCLITLVERTSRFTLAMLVENRTTKVVNENISHYLSILPNNLVKTITFDRGKEFSNWQQLEKNLNVKIYFANAYSPWQRGTNENTNGLIREKFPKKFNFSNTTKNAVHKFILSLNQRPRKILNYLSPIEYLVRKII